From the Cucumis sativus cultivar 9930 chromosome 5, Cucumber_9930_V3, whole genome shotgun sequence genome, the window ATCCCAAAACACATACTCCTCTCTATTTAGACATGGCATTTGAAACGGAAGACATGTTATTTGTCCTCTGTTCCTCCCTATCCCACAGCACCCACGATCCACCACTCTGAATCCTACAAAATAAGTTTAGACGTACCCCAAAAGAACTTTTaggcttttcttttttatatataaactatcTATTTAGTCTCTAAACTTTAAGAAGCTGATCAGTTGGAATAAAGCAGTACCATAAGCTGCTGGGTTTGCAAGGATATCTTGGTTCATGCGAGAAATATCAAGGTATGTGAATCTTGAACCAGGAAGATTGGCATTAAGGTTTGAAATCATGGTTCTAAGGTTTGCATTGAAATCTCGGCTCAGTTGGTTCACTTCTTCTGAGCATCTTCCATCAGAACTCCGAGCTAATATGTTTGGAATGCATCCCATTGTTCCAATCCCTGGGATTATAAACTTCCGACCTCCAAGGTTGTAAAGCCTCTACGAACaccaaaatattgttttaatctaacaatttattaaattaaagtagtAAAATTTGACTTACGGTGAGCTGCTGAGTGTACTGTTGGATCAAAAGATTAGCGAACTGGGGGCTATTGTACTGGCTTCTAGTGGGATAATTAGGCATTAAATAGTTGTTAAGGTAATCATTACTACCCATTCCGACGAAGAATATGCAGCGAGCCACCAATGGAGCCACCGTGGCGGCGCCAAGATTTCCAGTTATTTGATCCAGCGTGTTCTCGAAGTTCCTTATCTGTTGATTGAAGGGTATGCGACCGATCTGCACGTTCGCCATTGTTAATCACATTGATCATTCAATTATACATATAATGtagtatgtgtgtgtgtgtggctTACAAAGTTTCTTCCAGTGATATCAAGGATTCCAGAAGCTGCAGAGGCATAATTGAGTCCACGCATCGCTCCGGTTGCTGGAGATGTGCTTGGAGGAATTAAAGGAAGCCCCAGCAACTCCGCTACACcaacaaaaatt encodes:
- the LOC101209444 gene encoding GDSL esterase/lipase At1g71691, translated to MVELRLFRISSLIIMSLGGVLVVLITAAAAVSGQNGSTYEGKWMGGIGMVPAMFIFGDSLIDNGNNNNLPTFAKANYFPYGIDFPQGPTGRFSNGYTIVDEIAELLGLPLIPPSTSPATGAMRGLNYASAASGILDITGRNFIGRIPFNQQIRNFENTLDQITGNLGAATVAPLVARCIFFVGMGSNDYLNNYLMPNYPTRSQYNSPQFANLLIQQYTQQLTRLYNLGGRKFIIPGIGTMGCIPNILARSSDGRCSEEVNQLSRDFNANLRTMISNLNANLPGSRFTYLDISRMNQDILANPAAYGFRVVDRGCCGIGRNRGQITCLPFQMPCLNREEYVFWDAFHPTQRVNIIMARRAFNGDLSVAYPFNIQQLATLDL